The following coding sequences are from one Paenibacillus sp. FSL R5-0912 window:
- a CDS encoding alpha/beta hydrolase, whose product MSEPVFLKRTIVKQTLWSEHLQEERKLRIYLPPGYNEVLSYPVVYCQDGEEFFNFGRIATLAGQLILEQDVDPFIIVGVEVNVAVRSEEYAPFGSRFKQYLACFAEEIIPFIEHNYPVRRTPEERIIAGDSLGGSVSLHLALAYPALFNRVLSLSGAYYPETRRLLEQEADLSWLQINMVVGLQERDYKTDTGIYDFVEMNRETKAMLESRGATVSYREKDGRHLWGFWQKELPESLLYFFNR is encoded by the coding sequence ATGAGCGAACCTGTTTTTCTGAAACGTACAATAGTGAAACAAACACTGTGGAGCGAGCATCTGCAGGAGGAACGCAAGCTGCGCATTTATCTTCCTCCCGGCTATAACGAAGTCCTAAGTTATCCGGTGGTCTACTGCCAGGACGGGGAAGAATTCTTCAACTTCGGCCGGATCGCCACGCTTGCCGGGCAGCTTATTCTGGAGCAGGATGTGGATCCCTTCATTATAGTGGGTGTTGAAGTGAACGTAGCTGTCCGCTCCGAAGAGTACGCTCCATTTGGCAGCCGCTTCAAGCAGTACCTTGCATGCTTCGCCGAAGAGATTATTCCCTTCATTGAACATAATTATCCTGTACGTCGTACGCCGGAAGAACGAATCATCGCCGGCGATTCCCTGGGCGGCAGTGTCTCCCTGCATCTTGCCCTGGCTTATCCGGCCTTATTCAACCGTGTGCTCAGCCTCTCCGGCGCCTATTACCCCGAAACCCGCCGGCTGCTGGAACAGGAAGCTGATCTCTCCTGGCTTCAGATCAATATGGTCGTCGGTCTGCAGGAGCGAGACTACAAGACTGATACCGGAATCTACGATTTCGTAGAAATGAACAGGGAAACCAAAGCGATGCTTGAGTCAAGGGGAGCCACCGTATCCTACCGTGAGAAGGACGGCCGCCATCTCTGGGGATTCTGGCAAAAAGAGCTACCGGAATCATTACTCTATTTCTTCAACCGCTGA
- a CDS encoding low molecular weight protein-tyrosine-phosphatase — translation MVNVLFVCLGNICRSPMAEAVLRHKIEQRHLSSLITVDSAGTGDWHIGKMPHEGTRGILDLHGISYEHMTARLVSGDDFEKFQYIICMDKSNGDNVRKIPGGEKSKLLFFMDLLPDEELREVPDPYFTGNFEQVYDLVNAGCEVLLERIITDKLEQA, via the coding sequence ATCGTAAACGTGTTATTCGTATGTCTGGGCAATATTTGCCGTTCGCCGATGGCTGAAGCAGTTCTGCGCCACAAAATAGAGCAGCGGCATTTGTCCAGTCTAATCACTGTAGATTCAGCCGGAACCGGAGACTGGCATATCGGCAAGATGCCGCATGAAGGCACAAGAGGGATTCTGGATCTGCATGGAATCAGCTATGAGCACATGACAGCCCGGCTGGTGAGCGGCGATGATTTTGAGAAGTTTCAATATATAATCTGCATGGACAAGTCCAATGGGGACAATGTTCGCAAAATTCCCGGAGGCGAGAAGTCTAAGCTGTTGTTCTTCATGGATCTGCTGCCGGACGAGGAGCTTCGTGAAGTGCCGGACCCGTATTTTACCGGAAATTTCGAGCAGGTATATGATCTGGTGAATGCCGGCTGTGAAGTGCTGCTGGAACGTATTATTACCGATAAGCTGGAGCAGGCATAA
- a CDS encoding thiamine diphosphokinase, whose product MPSGRVVIFAGGELSPDCLHLLDEEDFIIGADRGALFLIDHGYTPDIAVGDFDSVSPDALLQIQAGSKETISCDPVNKDLTDSEMALDLALNTQPHSILLMGVTGTRMDHTLASIQMMTRALQRQVACSIMDATNYITLTGSHAVVEERGYTYVSLLPLTPEVTGITLQGFQYPLENATLKLGQSLAVSNVLIAASGTVTIESGLLLIIQSKD is encoded by the coding sequence TTGCCATCTGGGCGTGTTGTCATATTTGCAGGCGGTGAGCTATCACCGGATTGTTTGCACCTATTAGATGAAGAGGATTTTATTATCGGAGCGGACAGGGGGGCTCTTTTCCTGATTGATCACGGATACACACCTGATATTGCCGTCGGAGATTTCGATTCCGTCTCCCCCGATGCTCTGCTGCAGATACAGGCGGGAAGCAAGGAAACCATCAGCTGCGATCCGGTCAACAAGGACCTGACAGACAGTGAAATGGCGCTGGACTTGGCTCTGAACACCCAGCCTCATTCCATTCTGCTTATGGGCGTAACCGGAACCCGTATGGACCATACACTGGCCAGTATCCAGATGATGACCCGGGCGCTGCAGCGTCAGGTCGCCTGTTCTATCATGGATGCGACTAACTATATTACGTTGACCGGCTCGCATGCTGTAGTCGAGGAACGCGGGTATACCTATGTCTCTCTGCTGCCTTTGACACCGGAGGTTACAGGAATTACGCTGCAGGGTTTTCAATATCCGCTGGAGAATGCCACCCTTAAGCTGGGCCAGTCTCTGGCCGTAAGCAATGTGCTGATTGCCGCTAGCGGAACGGTTACTATTGAGAGCGGACTCCTGCTGATTATCCAGAGTAAGGACTGA